A section of the Paralichthys olivaceus isolate ysfri-2021 chromosome 16, ASM2471397v2, whole genome shotgun sequence genome encodes:
- the LOC109641609 gene encoding apolipoprotein D-like, which translates to MNAIHVISLTLLSVLAANAQVIMPGRCPKPAVQENFDTARYLGKWHDIQRLPHAFQKGECCTATYSLKSPGVVGVLNKELLADGSINAISGSAMAKNPSEPAKLQVSFFENSPPAPYWVLSTDYDSYSLVYSCTDLGVLHVDFAWIMSREPTLPEETLEELHSTLSSIGVKVDKLLTTNQDAAYCSAMQ; encoded by the exons ATGAACGCCATCCATGTGATTTCCCTGACTCTGCTGTCCGTCCTGGCAGCCAACGCTCAGGTCATCATGCCCGGAAGATGCCCCAAGCCTGCTGTTCAGGAGAACTTCGACACTGCCAGG TATCTTGGTAAATGGCATGACATCCAGAGACTGCCACACGCTTTCCAGAAGGGTGAGTGCTGCACTGCCACCTACAGCCTGAAAAGCCCTGGAGTTGTTGGTGTCCTCAACAAGGAGCTGCT TGCCGATGGTTCCATCAACGCCATCAGCGGCTCAGCCATGGCTAAGAATCCCTCTGAGCCCGCCAAGCTGCAGGTCTCCTTCTTTGAGA ACTCTCCCCCTGCCCCTTACTGGGTCCTGTCCACCGACTACGACAGCTACTCCCTGGTCTACAGCTGCACCGACCTCGGCGTGCTGCACGTGGACTTCGCGTGGATCATGAGCAGGgagcccaccctgcccgaggagACCCTCGAGGAGCTGCACAGCACCCTGTCCTCCATCGGAGTCAAAGTGGACAAGCTGCTCACCACCAACCAGGATGCAGCTTACTGCAGTGCTATGCAGTGA
- the apoda.1 gene encoding apolipoprotein Da, duplicate 1, giving the protein MKLPSALAFVFLLPLTWAQVPHWGPCPEPSVQPAFNLKQFMGRWFEIAKLPAQFEKGRCIETNFTMRTDNSIRVVSSEILKGELRKIEGTGVIEDMKNPAKLGISYSYVLPYSPYWILSTDYMNTALVYSCTDILRLFHVDFAWILSRTRTLPEATVEKAKETFANNNIDVSRMIASKQQGCDKTL; this is encoded by the exons ATGAAGTTACCTTCAGCTCTggcttttgtgtttcttctcccACTCACCTGGGCTCAGGTTCCTCACTGGGGACCGTGTCCAGAGCCGTCTGTCCAACCTGCGTTCAACCTCAAACAG TTTATGGGCAGGTGGTTTGAAATTGCCAAACTGCCGGCCCAGTTTGAGAAGGGCCGATGCATCGAGACAAACTTCACCATGAGGACGGACAACTCCATTCGAGTGGTCAGCTCTGAAATACT AAAAGGAGAGCTGAGGAAAATCGAAGGGACTGGAGTCATAGAAGACATGAAGAATCCAGCCAAGCTGGGGATAAGTTATTCCTATG TCCTGCCCTACTCCCCTTACTGGATCCTGTCCACGGACTACATGAACACGGCCCTGGTGTATTCCTGCACAGATATCCTCAGGCTCTTCCACGTGGATTTTGCTTGGATCCTGAGCCGAACACGAACCCTGCCCGAAGCCACAGTGGAGAAAGCCAAGGAGACGTTCGCTAACAACAACATTGACGTGAGCAGGATGATTGCCAGCAAGCAGCAGGGCTGTGACAAAACACTGTGA
- the apoda.2 gene encoding apolipoprotein Da, duplicate 2 — translation MKAMQVIFVTLLSVLAASAQIFKFGKCPKPAVQANFDATRYIGRWYEIMKLPTAFQKGECGTATYSLKSPGVIGVLNRELLDDGTTNSIVGSAKAKNPAEPAKLEVSFFESSPPGPYWVLSTDYLGHSLVYGCTDFGLFRMEFSWILSREPTLSEETIEELHSILSSNGVNVDKMASTNQDTEYCSAMIQ, via the exons ATGAAGGCCATGCAGGTGATTTTCGTGACTCTGCTGTCTGTTCTGGCAGCCAGCGCTCAGATCTTTAAGTTCGGGAAATGTCCCAAACCTGCCGTTCAGGCCAACTTCGATGCAACCAGG TACATTGGTCGGTGGTATGAGATCATGAAGCTCCCAACAGCCTTCCAGAAAGGCGAGTGTGGCACCGCCACCTACAGCCTGAAGAGTCCTGGAGTCATCGGAGTCCTGAACAGGGAGCTGCT GGACGATGGAACCACTAATTCTATCGTTGGCTCTGCCAAGGCTAAGAACCCCGCTGAGCCTGCCAAGCTGGAGGTCTCCTTCTTTGAAT CATCCCCCCCCGGTCCCTACTGGGTGCTCTCCACTGATTACCTCGGTCACTCTCTGGTCTACGGCTGCACCGACTTCGGCCTGTTCCGCATGGAGTTCTCCTGGATCTTGAGCAGGGAGCCCACCCTCTCTGAGGAGACCATCGAGGAGCTGCACAGCATCCTGTCCTCCAACGGAGTCAATGTGGACAAGATGGCCTCCACCAACCAGGACACAGAGTATTGCAGCGCCATGATCCAGTAA
- the LOC109637575 gene encoding COP9 signalosome complex subunit 9, protein MPLKDQSNSTAMKPAVDEMFPEGAGPYVDLDEAGGSTGLLMDLAASEKAVHADFFNDFEDLFDDDDIQ, encoded by the exons ATGCCTCTGAAGGACCAGTCCAACTCTACCGCCATGAAACCAGCCGTGGATGAGATGTTCCCTGAAGGCGCTGGACCCTACGTGGACCTGGACGAG GCTGGGGGAAGCACAGGACTGCTCATGGACCTGGCTGCCAGTGAAAAGGCAGTTCACGCAGACTTCTTCAACG ATTTTGAAGATCTGTTTGACGACGATGACATCCAGTGA